A window of Pirellula sp. SH-Sr6A contains these coding sequences:
- a CDS encoding glycosyltransferase has protein sequence MLRLSIIVPFLDDHAKLESTLLSLLENRNSDLEILVVHNGNYDDPYDLGADEVVLIQAPTSFGHSESLNLAIATASAPTVQILLPGMRVQKDWYQPALAKLGRENWDAVASPCSVEQTHQVIFGLDRTALPHRRLATRISNQAVPLLAGTLFRKNVLLLIGGLCPQLGREGAEVELQLLMDAMDLQTTIVSEALIQGPQRVVAGMDIGFEMGKICGQIACAYGAVEGSGVEVDSLAKQLGHLAGGLMNPKSVAERLGWVMGIRDRSLESFIRDRLVTAAEKLDEAEEVAMRVHDSKSVRRAA, from the coding sequence GTGCTGCGTCTCTCTATCATTGTTCCGTTTCTGGATGATCATGCAAAATTGGAATCTACTTTGCTGTCATTGCTTGAAAACCGGAACTCGGACCTCGAGATACTCGTGGTTCACAACGGAAATTATGACGACCCCTACGACTTGGGTGCTGACGAAGTCGTCTTGATCCAAGCTCCGACCAGCTTTGGGCACTCCGAGTCTCTCAATCTTGCGATCGCCACCGCGAGCGCCCCGACGGTGCAGATCTTGCTACCCGGAATGCGCGTTCAAAAAGACTGGTACCAACCCGCGTTGGCCAAGTTGGGACGAGAGAATTGGGACGCTGTCGCGTCTCCTTGCTCCGTCGAGCAAACCCATCAAGTTATTTTCGGGTTGGATAGGACGGCGCTTCCCCATCGACGCTTGGCGACTCGCATTTCGAATCAGGCAGTACCCCTTCTAGCAGGAACACTGTTTCGCAAGAACGTTCTTTTGCTCATCGGTGGCCTTTGCCCTCAACTCGGACGCGAGGGGGCGGAAGTCGAATTGCAATTGCTCATGGATGCCATGGATTTGCAGACAACCATCGTTTCCGAAGCCTTGATCCAAGGTCCACAGCGCGTGGTCGCTGGAATGGACATCGGCTTTGAGATGGGCAAGATTTGCGGCCAGATCGCTTGTGCCTATGGCGCAGTCGAAGGGAGTGGTGTCGAAGTCGATTCGCTAGCGAAACAACTTGGGCATCTCGCAGGTGGCTTGATGAATCCCAAGTCGGTGGCGGAACGGTTGGGTTGGGTGATGGGCATTCGCGACCGATCCTTGGAAAGCTTTATCCGGGACCGTTTGGTGACTGCCGCAGAAAAATTGGACGAAGCAGAAGAAGTCGCGATGCGAGTCCACGACTCCAAGTCGGTACGCCGCGCCGCGTAA
- a CDS encoding porin, translating to MRLRFLSLVVAIGTTGISFSQESPEPQPAAPQIEASVSQAEMEAMQERLRALELELKETRETLQSSESRFDSFLKDWKEKGDPEVDVAKSQASDKKDGAKDEKKKERKWFEKLGIRGYSQFRLNDVLREEGAPAQLVGDRSVGDNQSFLIRRARVILFGDVSDHLYVYLQPDFAVTPPGSTDNNQFVQIRDWYGDIYLTENKVHRVRVGQSKIPYGWENLQSSSNRLALDRSDSINSAARNERDLGAFYYWTPEPAQEYFKEVLDQGLKGSGNYGVFGFGCYNGQGGSLQEQNDNVHLIARLTLPMRLANDQLFEASLQGYRGHYTVLSSPIQPLGIGSASRPLGTLETGNRAGLLDERMAVSAIWYPKPFGIQCEWNVGRSPQLNASQTAIEVGDIRGGYVMAMYKWDTCHRGTFFPFFKYNRYEGGMKAERNAPFTHVTEYEAGVEWQITESVEWTNMVTWTDRTNTTALSSGRSYEQFEGELYRTQIQINY from the coding sequence ATGAGGTTAAGGTTTTTATCGCTGGTAGTCGCCATTGGAACAACAGGCATCTCTTTCTCCCAGGAGAGCCCGGAGCCGCAGCCCGCTGCTCCGCAGATCGAGGCATCGGTATCGCAGGCAGAAATGGAGGCGATGCAGGAACGACTCCGCGCATTGGAGTTGGAGTTAAAAGAAACCAGGGAAACTCTGCAGAGTTCGGAGTCTCGATTCGATTCGTTTTTGAAGGACTGGAAAGAAAAAGGAGACCCGGAAGTCGACGTGGCGAAGTCGCAGGCCTCCGACAAGAAAGACGGCGCGAAGGACGAGAAGAAGAAGGAAAGAAAATGGTTTGAGAAACTGGGGATTCGGGGTTACTCGCAGTTTCGCCTCAATGATGTCCTTCGCGAGGAAGGCGCCCCGGCCCAACTAGTTGGAGATCGATCGGTTGGGGACAATCAATCGTTTCTCATTCGCCGGGCTCGGGTGATTCTCTTTGGCGACGTCTCCGATCACCTTTACGTTTATTTGCAACCTGACTTTGCCGTCACACCTCCGGGTAGCACTGACAACAACCAATTCGTACAGATTCGCGATTGGTATGGAGACATTTATTTAACCGAAAACAAGGTCCACCGAGTTCGTGTGGGTCAATCGAAGATTCCATACGGCTGGGAGAATCTACAGTCCAGTTCCAATCGATTGGCACTGGACCGATCCGATTCAATCAACAGCGCAGCAAGGAACGAGCGTGATCTCGGCGCGTTTTATTATTGGACACCCGAACCGGCGCAAGAGTACTTCAAGGAAGTTCTCGACCAGGGGCTCAAAGGTTCTGGGAATTACGGCGTCTTCGGATTCGGCTGTTACAACGGCCAAGGCGGCTCGCTTCAAGAACAGAATGACAATGTGCACCTCATCGCCCGTTTGACCCTTCCTATGAGGCTTGCGAATGATCAACTTTTCGAGGCCTCCTTGCAGGGATACCGCGGGCACTACACCGTACTGAGTTCCCCCATTCAGCCGCTCGGCATCGGATCTGCGAGCCGGCCACTCGGAACGTTGGAAACGGGGAATCGTGCAGGTCTGCTGGACGAACGCATGGCGGTTTCCGCAATTTGGTACCCCAAGCCCTTTGGTATTCAATGCGAATGGAACGTCGGTCGATCGCCCCAACTGAATGCATCCCAGACGGCGATCGAAGTCGGAGATATTCGCGGTGGGTACGTCATGGCCATGTACAAGTGGGATACCTGCCACCGCGGGACCTTTTTCCCGTTCTTCAAGTACAACCGATACGAAGGTGGGATGAAAGCGGAACGGAATGCCCCCTTTACCCATGTCACCGAATACGAAGCGGGAGTTGAATGGCAAATCACCGAATCAGTGGAATGGACCAACATGGTGACTTGGACCGACCGCACCAACACGACCGCCCTTTCATCCGGTCGGTCGTATGAGCAGTTTGAAGGGGAGCTTTATCGAACCCAAATCCAAATCAACTACTGA